The genome window agcGAGCACACCGCGTATAGAGGTGGCGTCAATATTTTACCGTTCGCTTCTCCTCCTTTTCTCTCGGCAGCGGGCATACACacaccgcgcgcgtgtttgcCCTCTTTGCCGCCGCTTATTTTtgcacttatttatttttaccgcgcCGCTCGTAACATACAAATGTGTGGAAATTGAGAAGCAAAATCTCGGCGCGAGAAACGGATGGATTAAGCCCCGTGCTGgttctctcgtttctttgttcatttttatttttattttctcgacgGCGCGGCAGAGCTCGCCGCGCACCTGTACGTTCGCAGAGTACGGAGGTGACGCTGTATGGATTCTCTATCGGATCGCGCTCGATAACGTTGCCCGACATATATCTTACGTATCGCACAGGAATATAATCCAACTGAGTTtcacggaaataaaaatgtcccGCACACCTGTCGAGAGGCCAACTGGCAACCCGATAATAGCGACGAGATGTGCACCCGCGAGCTCGTATGCGTATTCACGTGTGACATATGCGAATAGATGCGCACGAGCGTGTCTCCGTGTACGTCAATCTGTGCGCGATGTATTCCAAAAGACGCTAAGAGGAACGTCCGCATTCGCACTGCACGTTAAGTCCATAAATGCGCAGCTTTGTACGCGTGCAAAGTGACTTTTCGATGCATCCTTCTTTGTGAAATTCAAATTGGAAAAGCACCGGATTTGCTCGTCTCCAAAGAAccttttctaaaaaaaaaaaaaaaaaaagagaacaaaaagaaatttaaattaatgaaaaagtcattaaatatatatttttaacgtcatAATTagcatctttttcttttagactTACTCGAAAGAATTGCGCATTTAAGGATCAACGTTTTGCGCTAGCTACGTTTTGGTACCGTTCCTCTCCGCGGTTTGCCCGTCGCGAGAATAAGGAGGTCTTTTAAAGCGGGAATGTCTCTACGGACGATTTGGCGATATGGTTCCGCACTTCGATTTTCTTCGCCCTCAAATGCGAAACGTGGCAGTGACGATAAAAACGAAATCTAGAAGGCTACGCATACGTATAGAGCTTTCCAAGGACGTTACGTCAGGTGTACAGGGCTTGGAGTGTAGCGACGGCAGTTCTCTGTCGTTGTATGTCCTCCATGAGAAACCGGAAACAACGTTAACGGCAGTGCTTCGGTTAATCAGGATCATCCGCGACCGTAGCCACCCTTAGTCTCGCTCTTCTGTCTCGCACTCAAGCTCTCTCTTACTCGCacatacacatatgtatacatatatatataattcttaaatgtaagtttgtcttttttttattaaataagtaatgACGGCTTATACATCGTTAGTATAAAGTGAGAACCGAAAAGTGTACGATACTTTCAATTCGCAGGACGAGCGAGGTGCAAGCCCATTGCACCGTTTCGCCCATGGGACAATTTAATCGCGTTCTACACACCGAGTGAAATCTTCTGCCTTCGTAAAGAAAAAGGCTTCAACTCCATAGAATAAAAGTCTTTAGAAgaatcgaattaatatttaaccgACCGCATTAAAACAAGTTAATTTCGTACCTTCAAGGtccgttataattaattaagaaattcaTTTGGACATAAAATCTATCGGCGAGATTcgaacgattttaattatcgtttaattaattttttttctttctattttaattcttgaCTATAATCATTACAAAATTGACGTCACTTTTACAATTCATTGCCGTTATCACACTTAAGTGTATATTAATAGTTTAAATCATAATTTGGACATAAATCggtcattaatattttagagcCGTAGCTTCTCTTTTTCAATTAGGCAGAAGAGTACTTCCTGCTCCTTATTCTGTTCGCGCGGGTTTCGATACCGATTTGGAAAACGTTAACGGGAAAGAGTAACTTCCGCGCGAATATCCGCTACGCAATCTGCCGCCGTACACCGAACTCGAATGCGGAAATACAAATTCGTGTATGCTTCGCAtagtgtaatatataaatgctCGTGTACCGCGCGACTTTCGAGGGTGCGTTGAATTCGCGGACGAGGACGATGGCACCTCCGCGAACGCGTTAAACTACTACGTacgtagaaaaaagaaaaataaaatacaaatctATTACGTAACATGTCTTCACGATAATTAACGTGGGGAAATCTGATCTAACAAAATTCTTCGTAATCTTGTCTGGAGGAGGGAAGACTGCGTCAAGCGGTATTAAATTCGCTCGCTTCGCGCGTAAGTCGAGGTCCCCCAAAATCTAAGTAAACGGTACGTAAATAATTAGCGACGTGGTGCAAAATCGATCGCGACGGCTACGTTCTGAAGAGGACCCGATAATAGAACTCATACCGCGCGCCTATTTTCAGGAGCGAGCAAATCTCTCACCGCGTCGAAACAGATGgcacacgtacacacgtaAAGAGAGGCGTACACTTGACGTTAAAATCAGAAACAGACATATGTGGATACGGATATTCATACGATCCGATTACAAAGAGAACGTGCACACGACGAAATGTTAGACTCATACAGTTAGCACAGATTGACGTACATTCGCGGCCGAGAGTTCCtcgcaaatataaataaatacgataCACGTGTaatagagagaaagggggTATACAGGTCGCGTGGTCGCAAACATGAGGAGCCTGGGGACCTGGGAATATAATCGAAATTACGACGCGCTGCGTATTAAGTACAAGAGTATGAGCACATCCCCAGCCTCCCTGGACCTAATACCGGCGACTCACCGATCAATCTTCGTTGCTCCGATTGAACGACAAGTTCTTACATTGGCTTTAAACAGACTTCGTAAAACGTGCGCAAAAACTCGGAAAAACTTGGCAGTGCGTGCCGAATACAATCATCTAATTTTCCATTGATATTACAAAACGCGAAGATTATTGAAAGTTACCTtcaaaagaaggaaaaaaaaaaaaagaaaaaaaaatgcatattaaaaaaaaaaaaccgccaGTCTTATATGTTAACTAAAAAGTAAGTTAGATCCTTTGAATACTGCGTGTCGTTGTGCCACGACGAGTGTCCACTAAGACCTTGTGACAAAAGCATATAAATCTCGGTCAGAGTATATCAGTAAATACAAAACTTCAGCACAATTGAAACAGTCTCCAATAGTCTTGCAAcacgataatataaaaaaaggtcCGTTTCGTTTTGCATCTGTTACCATTTAATATAGTAATCGTAATGAATAGGcagcattaataattaataataataatagagaaataataattaataaccgttaatatcataataataataataataataataacacaataatataatacatacgAGATAATggaagataaaatttttagatgcTCCACAAAATGGccttttctaaaaaattattcgcacTTGGTAAACTACCACGTACAGCAGATACAGAGAGACTCAGaagcaaaataaaagataaagataaaagaaaacgatttCTTCGTTCGACATTAGACGATATACGTAGATAGGCCTAGAGTAGTCTGAGCTGCTCTTATAACTTTTAactcttaaatttttttttttttttaacgttattttaatcgccttaatttaatattatctgtTACTCTGTCTCTGAATTATAAGGGTACGAACCCTCAAACTTATAATACATATAGTCCCTCTCTAACTAGCTCACTACAATCCGTGGAGGTGTGTTGCGCATGATTCTttgctttatatatatattttttatgtatatatatataacatattaataattatatatcataATGAAGATAGTAGGCATAGCCACTCGTGCTCGGATCACAGACTACTCGCTGCCGTACGTCGTTCCCGTACAGACAATCTGGTGGACACTATGGCTTTCTCTCACTTACCATTagacattttacttttatgtaTTCCGTATTTACGTACACACGTATAGATATCAGATCGGCCGTAAAATTTACAGTTTAAATTTCTCTCCTAATAAGTATTTGCACCGATCCACGTCTCGGATCCTCAAAAGAGTCTCGACAGAAAAAGCGCGACAACGTTACACATGCAATGCAACGCCATAAAATAGAATAGAAAGTTAAAATAACTTAATATTATATAGAACAACTAAATCTTTCATTCGTATGACGATAACAATAATCactcgtaaaaatatatatcatacaAGTTGAGATTCGTTCGAATTCGAtgagattttatatatatatataaatattccgTTTCCTAGAGATTCAAATAATCGTCGTCTGTCCAGCGTCGTGATTTAAGGATCAAAGGCGCGTACATTGCCTACTAATATCCATACATGTTTACAAGCGTATTTCGGTATGGCCAACACGTAAAGACGGTAAAATACTACCACGAGGACTGTCTATCCCGTGACCTATCGCCTGACTAGCCCTAACGAAATCGCGTGTATCTCTTTTACGGCATTGTTATTCACACGGTGTGTGTTGTAATGTGTAATATTTGTACATATGTAACGAGGTGTATCTGATGCATGAAGTGGAGGCACTAGTCAGTGTTTCTGGAGAGGTTGACGGGTCCTGGGATGGAAGTGAGGAGGGTATGTCAGCAGGCACTGGTCTCTTCTCCCTCGAGCGTGTATGCTACATTTTCTAGTCTATGAGCTAGGTGTAGTTTGCGACAGCCCGCATCTGTCTCCAAGGCCTCTAGGAtctgaaaagaattttatgaaACATCGTCGTGGCTCGATTTTACACCGAAAATGCCGAGGACTCGGGCGAATGATATATGTGATTAAGCGTATTACTCACTTGTTCATAATACTTGCTGACATAGATGTAGAGTTCTTTCAGCGCCGCGATCACGTCGAACTCGTTGGCGTGAGATGCGCTCAATTGCTGCATAGCACTCGACATCTCCTGGTCGGTGATCTGCGGCAGTCTTTGCACATCCGTATAGAATCGACCAACTTTCTCGCGATAGTGCGGTATGTCCTTGGCGAAGAGCAGCTTGTTAGACGGCGAATCCTTGCCCAGTCTGTGTTCAGTCATCGAGCACGAGTCCATGAACGTCTGCGCGATCACGGAGAGACTCGAGTCCACTGTCGTAGACTTGTTGATGTCGAACATGAAATCTGGATTCTTGATAAAGTTAACCCAAAACCGGAGCGGCAGGCTGTTTGACTTCCATGCGTGCGCCACTTCTGGATCGACGATACCGTGCTGCTTGGCAGCCTCATCGAGGAGATCGAACAGCCACTTAACTGCACTAGGCAACGCTTCGTTGGCGGTCAGTATGGTGTTTAGAAAATCATCGACGAATTTTTGTACGGTGCCTTTCGTCGATAATAATCGCGTTAGAAATATTTCCGGGATCGCCTTGTGCGTTCGCTCGGGATGGTGGTGCTTGCTACTTCCGGTGAAGCCCAAACCAGGTGGATAATGCACGTCCTCGATGGGCCTCACTAAATGATACAGCCGCTGATTACCGTCGTGGGCGCTCTCGACGTCGCCGTTCGCCGTTATGATGGGCGGCGAGTGTTGGGCGTCAAAGTACAAGCCACTCACGGAATGATTGTACATTACAGGACTGATCAGCCCGTGATTGGGCGTGGATGGAAGATGCGTGGACGAACAGTGATTCGAATGTCGATGTAAATGATGATGGTGCGATGGCTGATGGTGCGGATGAATTGACGGCTGCTGTTGCTGCGGGTGATAATGTGAGGGTTTACAATTGTGGCAGGGCGGTTTGCACGCTACGGAAAAGCTATCGTTCTGCCGAGGGATTAGCGACATTACCGCCGACTCTTTAACGCCGTAATGCGCTAACGTATTTATCTTCTTCCACTCGCCGCAGCACTTGGTCGTGAGATCTTCATCCTGAAGAGTCAGGTGGCCACCACGACCGTGCCGCCACTCCAGATCAACTTCGTGTACGGACGGCCTCAGCGAAAATGGAGTATTCTTGTACAGAGCGTCGAGTATCTTCGACTTTACCTGGCTTATCGTATCGCAGTCTAAAACTTTACATTGTATCTTCTCGTCGAGATCGTCCTGCACCACGTGCAACGTAACGATCGTGTGTTCGATTTGCTCGCGCAGAAGTCTCTCCTCCGAGAGAGAATATCTCGCATCGTGCGTTATTACATCCACTGGTCCTTTTTCTATCTGATGTTTAATCGccttgaataataaaaacaaagatGAGCCGGCATAATCTTTTAGATAATTGTACATGCAGAGCGCCATCCAGTTCGTCAACATTTTTTCTACCACCGATTCCGTTCTCCTTAACATAAGCTGCGGATGCTTCGTATTTACTGCTTTGTCAATCAACTTCAACAAAAGATTCATTAATATGTCCGTCGCGTATTCCATCTTCCCCATTAGAACGACCATGAGTAAGGAAGCGACGTTCACTTTATCTCTGATATTAAAGTCCTTTTGAGCTTCCAAAGTCTCTATAAATGTCAGCACaaagtatttgttattaacgAGCTGCTCAAACTGTATCATTGCTGCATCGTAATTAGTTCGCGAGACGTTGCTACGCGAGCGCGGATCGTTTAATATAGGATGATCTATTACTCCGGGAAAGAATACtttcataatataatttttatgatcGAGAGTAGGTATACCTGACGACTCGAGATCTGCGGTCAAGTCAGTCATGTCAGTCTGCAATTCTGCAAACGCCTGTTTGCACTCCATACGTACGTTACTCTCGAGCGTGTCCATTTGTATCTGTATGCGTTTGTATTCTCGCTCTGCCTGCGTGCTTTTACGCCGGTATATCACTAGCACTAAAACAAACAGAAAAATGAGACTAAAGGTACCGGCGGCGATCCCAGCGATTGCTTCTGGCGGAATCGGATACGATTTAATGACTTCGTAGCGCAAATAACCGATAGGAAAGCGTAAACTGCGGCCCACTCGTACCACTACCAAAGGCAGTCCGCTCTCAGTTTTAATGCCGAGCTCATCCGTGTCAGCGGGTTGTTGATCCGGTGGCGTGCAAACCAGTTGCGTAAGAGCAAGCGACGTTACGTTGCAGGGCATGATGCCCACAGTGACGTTCACATCGGACTCGTCGCTGGCATAGTTGAGATTTTCGCCCTCGATTACCAGCGTATCCCCCTTATACAGTTTGACATTTCGAGGAAACGGAAAAAACTTCGGATCTTCAACGTAGAGTAGCCGATTACGAAGACTTTGCTTCTCTAGATCTCTCACACTCTCCACATTGTCCATGATAAAAGCGATTTTGAGAGATAGCTGGGATTCTTTCAATCTCGACGAGTGCGGTGACGAGGTACCTTGAGCATTAGCGGCCGCCGAACGTTCGCTACGTCGTATCGAGATAAACCTCTTGGCGACGCTCGGGCTCGGACACTCCATTTGCGTGGGATTCAGGACGGTGCAAACGGTTCTGTTTACCGGCAACTGCTCGTTATCGAAGTAAACCTCCATCTCAGGTTTTTGAATGGTGTCCAAATTTGTGCCATGTACGGTAATCATGCGGCCACCCGACGCAAAACTTCTCAATGGCTTGATCTCCATGATGGTCGGATCGTGAGTATAATTATATGGATTATTCATAAGAGTGCGATTCGCACCGTCGATGCTTAGAGTTAGCCTGTGAATTCGCCTGACGCGGCCCGACTTGCTAGTCACGCAAGTCAACCTCGTGCTGCTCGCCTGGGTCGCGTTCACGTGGCACGGCAACTCGTCTAGATGTGCCGATATCGTGCTACCGATGTTAAGATACTTACCGGTGATGGCCAGCTGCGTTCCGCCGCTCTGCGGCCCGACCGATGGATACACACCCGACAGACGTATGTCCTTGTAATTGAACAGCACTGCGCTCTCTGTGTAACCGGCATCGTTTCCGACCACGACGGATGCTGCATCCGTGGCCTCGTGTCGGCCAGTGCGGCAAACGATGCGCACCGATACTTCGTAGTCCACCAGAGTGCATGGAGTATTGCCGATGTGTATTTTACCTTCTACGTCACTCTCTTTTAGACCAAGATTACTGCCTTCGATCGTCACTAAGGTACCGCCCTCGATCGGTCCACTCAATGGCTTTATCATATCTATTCGGGGTTTCGGACACTCGGTAAACGGTGACTGTAAACACGAATGTCGGTACACGCAGCTATTTCCGCACCAAGTGCACTCAAACCGAGCGTCCCGTGTCACGCACAAAGAACAGTCCGCGTGCTCACGATGCGAACCGAGCACTTCGcatttgtacaaaattatcgTGGTCTTATCCACGTGATGATTTGTATTCCATACAACCGTCACCTCGGCTTCGTATTCTCCACTTACCGCCTCATAAGAATATACAGTTTTGTCACACACAATGAAACGGCTGCTATCCACACGGGCTTGTACCTTTAGATTTGCACCTTCGATGCTAACGATGCACTGGAATCCACTGTGACCCACCTGTGGATGCGGCAAGTTCTCTACTTCGAGTACTATCTCCTTAGGCACGCTATTTGGCAACATCAATGGCTCTTTACGTTCCATGAATCTCGGACAGTACTGCGCGCCGTGAGCGGCAAGATTAGCTTgattttgctaaaaaaaaaaaaaaaaaaatattaattttattaaaatataaataaattattataattaaaatataaaagttttatataatacatatataatatatatatatataattttttatataatataatatataatagaaaaaaaaaaagacataaatgcaataatttaGGTAAAACTTACGTTTTCCCCCGATATAATGCCCTGACAACTAGTATTGTGCGTGCACTTGTTGTCATAAACGCACCAGCTACATGCCCATTGCGACTTTACGCACTCGGTGCACACGGTATGTCGTAAGCAATCAAAAAACGCAAAGTTACGTGAAACGAAATCCTTGTTCGTTTCACTCGAGCGTACGGACAGCGGTACGAGTACATGATCGGCGCCTTCGGGAATGCTGGGTCTCTCTCCAACAGGTGGGGTAGGACAGGATAGTCCGAAACCGGTCATCAACGCATCTATTGGCTCGGCGTTCCCAAAAACACACTTGTAATTAGCGCCCGTTGGTAATTCCGGCAAAGTTCTAATTGTTAATTGCACTGTGGTCATCTGATTAATAGGCATACGGTCAGGTAGAACCTGCTCGAAATCGATGCACTGTTGACCCGTCCCAAGGGACAACCATCGTGGACTGCTGTGACTTGCTTTCTGACAGTCTCCTCTCACAGTACATCTGCAAGAGAAATATTCGTATCATAGATATAGtgatataacaaatttaatgttcacaagaaatatataatttatacaaacaTATAAACAGGATGTCTCGTAATAAACGCTTTTTTGAAAGCAGTAAAATTTATCTAGtagaaagtataaaatttcatataataaataattcaccTTTTTTCTAAAGAGCACCAGCCACAATAAGGATCTTTTGCATCGAGGCAACTACTACAATTGGTATAACCGCTACAATGTTCCACTTTGACTTTCGATATCTTCGAATTAGATAATACGTAAATGTATTCGCCGTCTGGTGAAATTAGCGTGTCAGGCAATAACTTTTGTCCCTTATCAATTGTAACACTTTCGTAGACGAACGCTTCAGCTCCAGATAATAAAACCTTCTTGAGAACGCCGTCATTTGTGCCGAAAAATGCTACGGTATGACTCTCGGTGTTGGCAATGGTTACCGAGCTAATAAATGTATCGGGAAAATGAAGAATAGCCTGGCTTGTGATTGGCGATACGCCTGAAATTTTTAATCCGACCTCGCAAAAGTTAAGAATATTTCCTGTAgtctgcaaaataaaataatataatcaatATAGAAAATAgcaaaacataaaaattcttaatattttttttattaatttttattaatttatttattaatttttattaatttatttattaatttacttacaCCGGCAGTAGGACACTTTCCGTCTTGTATAGGACCGCTGACGTAGCCCATGTTTCGATACTTGATGGTACCGTTAAAACACATGTGAATATTTTCGTTGAATTTGGTCTCTATATCTTGCAAGCTGTAGATGCAAACCGCCGATCGTGATAAAGGCTCGTTTGTGATGCCTCTACTGGGCGAAAATACAGAAACAAATACTGGATCGCCAATGGAAATACCAAGTTGCATGGCCAGATCGCTGCCTGCCGCTGCAACTTTCGCATCTTGCACCAAGTTGTAATGGTGTTGTTTTCCGTCTCCGAGATCGACTGTACACTGTAGAGACACTTCGGTGTAGCTGTCGTAATTCGGATCGCTTATGCAACTTCGTGCCAATCTGGAGATGTATCCCAATTCTTCTTGCTCGGGTAAATACGACTGTTTCTGTACCAAGACAAAGTACGCGTAGTCGCTCGCGTTAAACCCGTATACGTATTTCACCAAAAAATGATCCCGATATTTGACGTCGATGTACACGATCGACTGTTTGTTAAACGTGTACTCGGCGAATTCGAGATTATCCAGATTTCTGCTGGATATGGCGGGCACATCATGACGATAATCTCCTTTATTGGTGAAAGTCGTTCCTACGTAGAGTATATTCGTTTGCCCCCACGGATTGTATTTCTCAGGTCCGATGAAAGCGTACGTTGACGAACTCTCGTCGTTGGCGGCGACACTAAGAGGAATAAATTCTGGCTTAATGGATATGTTGAACATTTTGTATTTCTCGCAAGCGCCTTGAAGAAGGGAGCCGCAGGCGATTAACATTTGCGACTCGACATCGGCGACTAGCAGCTTGTTCACATTATCCATCGAGGAAGTTGGTATGTCTCTTGTCATACAACCTGTTGCATGACACTGAGGATTGTCCAGTCTTGGCcctaaagtaaaaaaatatatttagttattttatcACAATATTATActgagaggagagaaaaaaaaaagtatctaaCCTGTCGAAACATATTCCTCCAATTTGAGATTTGAATCAAGTTG of Cardiocondyla obscurior isolate alpha-2009 linkage group LG15, Cobs3.1, whole genome shotgun sequence contains these proteins:
- the Plexb gene encoding plexin-B, with product MRFLGHTQSFPKSPPVTSLQVPLLPLFQRLSFSSMSIATWFLVILATAAIDTPASTVPPIQDNKSPHIIAQFPSGNGQRYGHFSLDANATREGALRFNHLALDHSTGRLYGGAINRLFQLDSNLKLEEYVSTGPRLDNPQCHATGCMTRDIPTSSMDNVNKLLVADVESQMLIACGSLLQGACEKYKMFNISIKPEFIPLSVAANDESSSTYAFIGPEKYNPWGQTNILYVGTTFTNKGDYRHDVPAISSRNLDNLEFAEYTFNKQSIVYIDVKYRDHFLVKYVYGFNASDYAYFVLVQKQSYLPEQEELGYISRLARSCISDPNYDSYTEVSLQCTVDLGDGKQHHYNLVQDAKVAAAGSDLAMQLGISIGDPVFVSVFSPSRGITNEPLSRSAVCIYSLQDIETKFNENIHMCFNGTIKYRNMGYVSGPIQDGKCPTAGTTGNILNFCEVGLKISGVSPITSQAILHFPDTFISSVTIANTESHTVAFFGTNDGVLKKVLLSGAEAFVYESVTIDKGQKLLPDTLISPDGEYIYVLSNSKISKVKVEHCSGYTNCSSCLDAKDPYCGWCSLEKRCTVRGDCQKASHSSPRWLSLGTGQQCIDFEQVLPDRMPINQMTTVQLTIRTLPELPTGANYKCVFGNAEPIDALMTGFGLSCPTPPVGERPSIPEGADHVLVPLSVRSSETNKDFVSRNFAFFDCLRHTVCTECVKSQWACSWCVYDNKCTHNTSCQGIISGENQNQANLAAHGAQYCPRFMERKEPLMLPNSVPKEIVLEVENLPHPQVGHSGFQCIVSIEGANLKVQARVDSSRFIVCDKTVYSYEAVSGEYEAEVTVVWNTNHHVDKTTIILYKCEVLGSHREHADCSLCVTRDARFECTWCGNSCVYRHSCLQSPFTECPKPRIDMIKPLSGPIEGGTLVTIEGSNLGLKESDVEGKIHIGNTPCTLVDYEVSVRIVCRTGRHEATDAASVVVGNDAGYTESAVLFNYKDIRLSGVYPSVGPQSGGTQLAITGKYLNIGSTISAHLDELPCHVNATQASSTRLTCVTSKSGRVRRIHRLTLSIDGANRTLMNNPYNYTHDPTIMEIKPLRSFASGGRMITVHGTNLDTIQKPEMEVYFDNEQLPVNRTVCTVLNPTQMECPSPSVAKRFISIRRSERSAAANAQGTSSPHSSRLKESQLSLKIAFIMDNVESVRDLEKQSLRNRLLYVEDPKFFPFPRNVKLYKGDTLVIEGENLNYASDESDVNVTVGIMPCNVTSLALTQLVCTPPDQQPADTDELGIKTESGLPLVVVRVGRSLRFPIGYLRYEVIKSYPIPPEAIAGIAAGTFSLIFLFVLVLVIYRRKSTQAEREYKRIQIQMDTLESNVRMECKQAFAELQTDMTDLTADLESSGIPTLDHKNYIMKVFFPGVIDHPILNDPRSRSNVSRTNYDAAMIQFEQLVNNKYFVLTFIETLEAQKDFNIRDKVNVASLLMVVLMGKMEYATDILMNLLLKLIDKAVNTKHPQLMLRRTESVVEKMLTNWMALCMYNYLKDYAGSSLFLLFKAIKHQIEKGPVDVITHDARYSLSEERLLREQIEHTIVTLHVVQDDLDEKIQCKVLDCDTISQVKSKILDALYKNTPFSLRPSVHEVDLEWRHGRGGHLTLQDEDLTTKCCGEWKKINTLAHYGVKESAVMSLIPRQNDSFSVACKPPCHNCKPSHYHPQQQQPSIHPHHQPSHHHHLHRHSNHCSSTHLPSTPNHGLISPVMYNHSVSGLYFDAQHSPPIITANGDVESAHDGNQRLYHLVRPIEDVHYPPGLGFTGSSKHHHPERTHKAIPEIFLTRLLSTKGTVQKFVDDFLNTILTANEALPSAVKWLFDLLDEAAKQHGIVDPEVAHAWKSNSLPLRFWVNFIKNPDFMFDINKSTTVDSSLSVIAQTFMDSCSMTEHRLGKDSPSNKLLFAKDIPHYREKVGRFYTDVQRLPQITDQEMSSAMQQLSASHANEFDVIAALKELYIYVSKYYEQILEALETDAGCRKLHLAHRLENVAYTLEGEETSAC